Proteins found in one Geomonas subterranea genomic segment:
- a CDS encoding ferredoxin — protein sequence MPSQVYVDQQICIGCGLCVSIEPGVFRLNGDGVSEVHDQGGGDSGKIQQAIDSCPVNCIGWR from the coding sequence ATGCCGAGCCAGGTGTACGTCGATCAGCAGATCTGCATAGGGTGCGGGCTTTGCGTGAGCATCGAGCCCGGGGTGTTCCGGTTGAACGGCGACGGCGTTTCCGAGGTGCACGACCAGGGGGGCGGAGACAGCGGGAAGATCCAACAGGCCATTGACAGCTGCCCGGTCAACTGTATCGGTTGGCGCTGA
- a CDS encoding ferritin-like domain-containing protein, which translates to MNVFDCAIKIEEETKSYYEGLEAEAMEPEMKTLFSMLAASEEEHQRKLRRLRKRIKGARLEGLNGNVCRFRPLLSQRELLEETGRDPNLYRFAVNNEEQDIRFYEELAAAATDDVTRRGLRLLAEEERRHLQMVANIYSFVETPKTFLAWSEFSNTKEL; encoded by the coding sequence ATGAACGTTTTCGATTGCGCCATAAAGATAGAGGAAGAAACAAAATCGTACTACGAAGGCCTGGAAGCCGAAGCCATGGAGCCTGAGATGAAGACGCTGTTCTCCATGCTGGCTGCGTCGGAAGAGGAGCACCAGAGGAAACTGAGAAGGCTCAGAAAGAGAATCAAAGGCGCCAGACTGGAGGGGCTCAACGGCAACGTCTGCAGGTTCAGGCCACTGCTCAGCCAGAGGGAACTCCTGGAAGAAACCGGCCGCGATCCGAACCTGTACCGCTTCGCGGTGAACAACGAGGAGCAGGACATCCGCTTCTACGAGGAACTGGCTGCGGCGGCAACCGATGATGTGACCCGCCGGGGGCTCCGCTTGCTCGCCGAGGAGGAACGGCGCCATCTGCAAATGGTAGCCAACATCTACTCGTTCGTGGAGACTCCGAAAACCTTTTTGGCCTGGAGCGAGTTCAGCAACACGAAGGAGTTGTAG
- a CDS encoding DMT family transporter, translating to MPVFTGQLFAMLSAALFGVSPVFCKLLIGDMSPLLLAGLLYLGSGVGLQALLLVQRKSSRAELRLLSPGHRLKLVGAVISGGIVAPVCLAFGIKYGTASEVSLLLNLETVATTLIAWLVFREYIGPYVWSGKVLILVGAGLVVLKTQGGLSFSLSGLLVVIACIFWGIDNNLTRDVDEISSTVLASVKGLAAGLFSIVLALVFTTGVATPGQIAGALSVGALSYGLSLVLFVEALRQIGAARTATFFAVGPFFGTLLAVALLGERPPAAYWYATVLMLAGILLLYVEVHGHRHTHEELAHGHPHRHDEHHDHDHPEGERAEPHDHFHVHRPVTHSHVHWPDQHHRHEH from the coding sequence CTGCCTGTCTTCACCGGACAACTTTTCGCCATGCTTTCCGCGGCACTCTTCGGCGTGTCGCCGGTATTTTGCAAGCTCCTCATCGGCGACATGTCGCCGCTCCTGCTGGCCGGGCTGCTTTACCTCGGCTCCGGGGTCGGGCTGCAGGCGCTGCTCCTCGTCCAGCGAAAGAGCTCCCGCGCGGAACTGCGCCTGCTCTCCCCGGGGCACAGGCTGAAGCTCGTCGGCGCCGTCATCTCCGGCGGCATCGTCGCCCCGGTCTGCCTCGCCTTCGGCATCAAGTACGGGACCGCCTCGGAGGTCTCCCTGCTCCTCAACCTGGAGACGGTGGCCACCACCCTGATCGCGTGGCTGGTGTTCAGGGAGTACATCGGTCCCTACGTCTGGAGCGGAAAGGTCCTGATCCTCGTGGGCGCCGGCCTCGTGGTGCTGAAGACGCAAGGGGGACTCTCCTTTTCGCTCTCCGGGCTCCTGGTGGTGATCGCCTGCATCTTCTGGGGTATCGACAACAATCTCACCCGTGACGTGGACGAGATCTCGTCCACCGTGCTCGCCTCGGTGAAGGGGCTCGCGGCGGGGCTCTTCTCGATCGTCCTGGCACTCGTGTTCACCACGGGCGTGGCGACGCCGGGGCAGATCGCCGGGGCCCTCTCGGTGGGCGCGCTCAGTTACGGCCTTAGCCTCGTCCTCTTCGTGGAAGCCCTGCGCCAGATCGGCGCCGCCCGGACCGCGACCTTCTTCGCGGTCGGCCCGTTCTTCGGGACGCTGCTCGCGGTGGCGCTTCTGGGCGAGCGCCCGCCGGCGGCGTACTGGTACGCCACCGTGCTGATGCTGGCCGGCATCCTGCTCCTCTACGTGGAGGTGCACGGCCATCGCCACACCCACGAGGAACTGGCGCACGGCCATCCGCACCGCCACGACGAGCACCACGATCACGACCACCCCGAAGGGGAGCGCGCGGAGCCGCACGATCACTTTCACGTGCACCGGCCGGTCACCCATTCCCACGTTCACTGGCCCGATCAGCACCACCGGCACGAGCATTAG
- a CDS encoding DUF4337 domain-containing protein: MTEEKKEPWLNYLALTTVILAVCATLATFKGGGFSTRSVLVQNQASDQWAFYQAKSIKQSLAEMEQGQLERELLRTGEKQVAAAIEARVQALKGKIAKYDQEKAKIQDDAKRLEKERDDAQRHGRPFGLAVIFLQIAILLSSIAALLKKKAVWMAGVAVGICGLVQFANGFMLFM; the protein is encoded by the coding sequence ATGACAGAAGAAAAAAAGGAACCCTGGCTCAACTATCTCGCACTCACCACGGTGATCCTGGCGGTCTGCGCCACCCTGGCCACCTTCAAGGGGGGCGGCTTCTCGACCAGGTCCGTCCTGGTGCAGAACCAGGCCTCGGACCAGTGGGCCTTCTACCAGGCCAAGAGCATCAAGCAGTCCCTGGCCGAGATGGAGCAGGGGCAGCTTGAGAGGGAGCTCTTGAGAACCGGCGAAAAGCAGGTCGCCGCCGCCATCGAGGCGAGGGTGCAGGCCCTCAAGGGGAAGATCGCCAAGTACGACCAGGAGAAGGCCAAGATCCAGGACGACGCCAAGAGGCTCGAGAAGGAGAGGGATGACGCGCAGCGCCACGGCCGCCCCTTCGGGCTCGCCGTCATCTTCCTGCAGATCGCGATCCTCCTCTCCTCCATCGCCGCGCTTTTGAAGAAGAAGGCGGTCTGGATGGCCGGCGTCGCCGTCGGCATCTGCGGTCTGGTTCAGTTCGCCAACGGCTTCATGCTCTTCATGTAG
- a CDS encoding methyl-accepting chemotaxis protein: MKRFRDWGIFHKIISATLLSWLLLVGISVFLLTPYLRTLIMNEREETVRAIVQQATSRMKWYQDQVDRGLVTREEAQRRTMQELSAARYQGTNYIWINDLTPRMVMHPLKPELNGKDLGQFKDPAGKLLFMEMVRACNEKGQGFVSYRWPKGANGAPEPKLSYVELFRPWGWVVGTGIYLDDVRATLLRTQLYIGAGLIVVLALTLLLTWFIARSITHPLRDMVKAVEAIATGDGDLSRSITCGRSDELGALAGNMNIFIETLHALVASVLKVSIDVVIGSSRVHGMAKQINCNADDLAAQSVSVATASEEMSATSQDIARSCAQAAQGGTTTSRVASDGAQVVNETVAGMHQIAKLVRESATTVAGLGRRSDQIGEIIGTIEEIADQTNLLALNAAIEAARAGEQGRGFAVVADEVRALAERTTRATKEIGAMIGAIQAETRAAVRSMEHGVSVVEKGSEGAQLSGQALQDIISRIEGVTGDLAQIATAAEEQSATTHEIAASVQRVTEIARDTSSETQRTTHEANHLLSMAEELMALLGKFKIKEDTGLIISKARSAHMIFVGKIKGHLDGTLKLDPQALPTHLTCAFGKWYQSKGREDCGHSDLYRQIDAPHAKVHELGKQAVLACNSGDRARAAELCAEMVAASQVLLGILEQLAGGGTGRG, translated from the coding sequence TACCTGCGCACTCTCATCATGAACGAGCGCGAGGAAACGGTGCGTGCCATCGTGCAACAGGCGACCAGCAGGATGAAGTGGTACCAGGACCAGGTCGACCGGGGACTGGTCACCAGGGAAGAGGCGCAGCGAAGGACGATGCAGGAGCTCTCCGCAGCCCGGTACCAGGGGACCAACTACATCTGGATCAACGACCTGACCCCGAGGATGGTGATGCACCCGCTGAAGCCGGAACTAAACGGCAAGGACCTCGGCCAGTTCAAGGATCCGGCGGGGAAGCTGCTGTTCATGGAGATGGTGCGGGCCTGCAACGAGAAGGGACAGGGCTTTGTCAGCTATCGCTGGCCCAAGGGCGCGAACGGCGCGCCGGAGCCCAAGCTCTCCTACGTCGAGCTGTTCCGCCCGTGGGGGTGGGTGGTGGGGACGGGGATCTACCTGGACGACGTTCGGGCCACGCTTTTGCGGACGCAGCTGTACATCGGAGCGGGTCTCATCGTGGTGCTCGCCCTGACCCTCCTCCTTACCTGGTTCATCGCGCGCTCCATCACCCACCCGCTGCGGGACATGGTGAAGGCGGTGGAGGCGATCGCCACGGGCGACGGCGACCTCTCCAGGAGCATCACCTGCGGCCGCTCCGACGAACTGGGCGCGCTGGCGGGGAACATGAACATCTTCATCGAGACGCTCCACGCGCTGGTGGCGAGCGTGCTCAAGGTGAGCATCGACGTGGTGATCGGGTCCAGCCGGGTCCACGGCATGGCCAAGCAGATCAACTGCAACGCCGACGACCTTGCCGCCCAGTCGGTCTCCGTCGCCACAGCCAGCGAGGAGATGTCGGCGACCTCGCAGGACATCGCCCGGAGCTGCGCCCAGGCGGCGCAAGGGGGTACGACCACGAGCCGTGTCGCCTCCGACGGCGCCCAGGTCGTCAACGAAACCGTGGCGGGAATGCACCAGATAGCGAAGCTGGTACGGGAATCGGCGACGACGGTGGCGGGCCTTGGCCGGCGCTCCGACCAGATCGGGGAGATCATCGGGACCATCGAGGAGATAGCGGACCAGACCAACCTGCTGGCGCTGAACGCCGCGATCGAGGCCGCGCGTGCCGGCGAGCAGGGTCGCGGCTTCGCCGTGGTGGCCGACGAGGTGCGTGCCCTGGCGGAGAGGACCACGCGCGCCACCAAGGAAATCGGGGCAATGATCGGCGCGATCCAGGCGGAGACCAGGGCGGCGGTGAGATCGATGGAGCACGGGGTGTCCGTGGTCGAGAAAGGTTCCGAGGGGGCTCAGCTGTCGGGGCAGGCGCTGCAGGATATCATCAGCCGTATCGAGGGGGTGACCGGGGACCTGGCCCAGATCGCGACCGCCGCCGAGGAGCAGAGCGCGACCACGCACGAGATAGCGGCAAGCGTGCAGCGGGTGACGGAGATCGCGCGCGACACCTCGAGCGAGACGCAAAGAACCACGCACGAAGCGAACCACCTCCTCTCCATGGCCGAGGAGTTGATGGCGCTTCTGGGCAAGTTCAAGATCAAGGAGGACACCGGGCTGATCATCAGCAAGGCGAGGAGCGCGCACATGATCTTCGTGGGCAAGATCAAGGGGCACCTGGACGGCACCCTGAAGCTCGACCCGCAGGCACTCCCAACCCACCTCACCTGCGCCTTCGGCAAATGGTACCAGAGCAAGGGACGGGAGGATTGCGGCCACAGCGACCTCTACCGGCAGATCGATGCGCCGCACGCCAAGGTCCACGAACTGGGCAAGCAGGCCGTCCTCGCCTGCAACAGCGGCGACCGGGCCAGGGCCGCCGAGTTATGCGCGGAGATGGTGGCGGCCTCGCAGGTGCTGCTCGGGATACTGGAACAACTCGCAGGGGGGGGCACGGGGAGGGGATAG